The Rattus norvegicus strain BN/NHsdMcwi chromosome 9, GRCr8, whole genome shotgun sequence genome contains the following window.
acacacacacacactattgccCCAGGGCTCTGACTGAGAGAAAAACATCAAGACTCCCCACCCCTACATCTAGTGGTCCAAGGTAGAGACCAGTAGGGAGCCTTGCTTGAAACCTCCCAGGCCTGCCCACCTCCAGGCTGGGGACTCTCTAGGCTGAATCTCAACTTCATCCCCCCTGCTTGCTTCATTGTCCTTTCTCGAGGGTGGGCACCCTCATCAACCTCAGCTTCACTGTGCTCAGCTCCAGATCCATGTCTCCATCTCCCTAATGGTGTCTACTACCACAGGTAGGAAACACTGAGTCTGACTGTAAGGCTTGCTCACTGACCCCTTCACTGACCTCGGGGTGAGAACCTCAGACTCCCCTTACAGGCTGATGTGAGTGTAGGTGGTATTTCTGAGCAGACACTCTTTGCACAGCCCACGTATGATTCCGGTTTTAATGTGTGTCATTAATCTTTaaccatgtgtgcctctgtgtgggtttgtgcacatgCGCTTGCCCTCAGTTCTAAGGAGGTCATCAGATGCCCTGGTGTTAGAGtcccaggcagttgtgagctgcccacatgggtgctggaaccaGGGCTCAGAGGCTTCCCCAAGCTCTCCCAGTCCCCGCCCCCTTTGCATTTCATTTCAGTTTATTTACAAGCATGCCTCACTCGCTAACTCCCAGAAGGCTTTGCACAGGATCGTTCATCTGCTTACAACACTGGCTTACTCTGCTTGTTCCTGCTTTCCCCAAGATCCCAGCTGGGACCCTGCCTCCCCTTGACATCATCCTTAGACTCCAGTGCCCAACAGATGCCTGTCCTCTGGGGCTCTTCACCATCTGCTTCTCCCTGCCGGGTTGTACTGTAGACAAGCCTGGGTCTGCAACCTTTTCAAACTGCTTCCTACTGCCTTGCACAAGGGTAGTGCTCAGTGAATACTTGTTGAGTGGAAGGGGTTTAAATGTGCTTCATTGAGTGTCCAGATGACAGATTTATTCTATGTCAGttgttttcttggtgtgtgtgCTGAAGTACCAAATAACAGGAGAAGAATATTATATAGAACTATTAATAATAGTTGTCTTAAAATGCACTTTTGCATTTAGTTGACACAGTAATTATCCGTATTTATGAGATAGAGTGTGGCATTTCAGTAtcttgtatttaatatttaatcagCAGATTAGGGTGATTGGCATAGCCATTGCCTcagacattatttttttctacCGAGGCCATCCAGCATCCTATATGCTAGCTACGGAAGAATATAAAGTAGTTGCCAACCATGGCTATCCCACTATGCTCTGGGGCATTAGACATTGTTCCTCCTTACAGCAACACTGTGCACCCCTCaacttctccctcctcccatcatTTTCACACTTTGGTAAGATTGTAGCTTCCACACATAAGGGAGACCACATGGGATTTGTCTTTCTGTGCTGGAGCAACTAATGTTTCCTGAAAGAGCAGTATGTGCCGGGCACTATCCTGGTCCTCTGATTCATCTTGGAAGTAACCATGTGAGCTAGACATTTCTAGCATCCTTTTCTAAAAATGGAGACCGAACCACACAGCAGTTGAGGAATGCACCTGATTTTACCCAGCGAGTAAGCCTCAGTATCAGGGAGGCTGAGGTATGTAATATGGCGTCTTTCTACATAGTAGTAGGTGGGGCTTTCTGTGAGATGCTTATAGGGCAGAAGAGAGTGAGTGACAGGTGGGTGGTGCACTCTGGAGAAGCGTGGGTGGAGCGACTCAGCAGAAGAACCCACCCTAGGAATCTCAAGCACAGCACTCACACTGCTGGTCCACCTTGTTCAGCCCAGCTCCACAGTTCTCAGGGGCGGGACTGCACAGTGCGACTTCCCTGACTACGAATTCTTGGCTGTGTGTGGCTTGGACATTGCTTGCTTTCTCTGCACCTTAGTTTCCTCACCTGGGAAATACTTAATGCTGACAGCACTGCCCTCATAAGGTTTCCGTGGTGATTGACTGGGTGACATGGAATCGCGTGCTTGTAGCTCAGAattgtctttctctttaaaaaaaaaataaataaaataaaccttttccaattggttttttaaaatttattttaattaggtACTTCCCACTTCCAaagatggggtctcactgtgcagcacaGGGCAGCCTTGTACTCAAGAGTGTAGTGTGTAGTTACTATGAGTTCCCACCcagtactctgtgtgtgtgtgtgtgtgtgtgtgtgcttcagcaCTAAGCTTACACATTTCTtaggtttttgattttttttttaaatcatagcaCATTTCTTGTTTAGTTTTCTGGGGACTTTTGTTTGGTGGAGAGTTGatctttcttttaatgttttgggttattttacctgtgtgtatgtctgtacaccaagagagtgagtgcctggtgcccataTAGGCCAGAAGGGCACATCGGATCCAAGGGGGCTGGTGTTacagtcatgagctgccatgtgggttctgggaagtgtaccttagtcctctggaagagtgctcTGTATTCTTAATTAATATGTCTTCTaacatcatcatcgtcgtcgtcgtcgtcgtcatcatcatcatcacttcaTCCGGTGTTCTGTCAccgatttaaaagaaaaagaaatcaggtcTTACCTACAGCTTATTTCCCTTGGTGCCACTTCCTGGGCACAGATGGAATTTAATGGGTTAGTTCATGCAAATGTAAGGAATCTTTTACTGttgtcccctcccccccaactTGTGTAATGTTCTCTATCCCCCAGTCCCCCTAGTCCCCCGCGCCTGGTTTTGGTGTTTATCTGTTTGTCTTACTGAATATTTTGACTGGCAAGGAACTCGGTATGTAGCGAGGTTAACCTCGAACTCCTGGAAAGCCTCCCATGTGCTCAGATTACAAGCAGGAACTACCTACCACACTTGATTTACAGTAGACTCTGAGATCAGTTTAACACCTACCTTAATCTGAGTCAGTCTTCTTCTAaaggagaaacagcaagaaaattAAAGCAGTGCCCGAAAGAGCCAGGGAGATAGTTGAGAAGTAGAGCTCCTGTCTAGTCAGTTATTGTGCAGGTAGAGATAATcccttgtgcactgtgtaaaagcTTTCCCCTGTTAATCAAAGCTGGTTGGCCGGAGAGCTGAGGtaggattagaaggtgggacttccgggagtgaggaatgctgggagattCACGGGGACACAGGGGAAAAAGGTTATGTGAAACTGAGGATCATTTAACCTGCCATGCACGTGGCAGGACTTAGAATAGAATAAACCGATAACTAAGTTATGAGCTAGTTAGAGAGAGAACTGGCCCAAGCTGaaggcctaggcatttattcacaACTATACTTAAGTCTCAGAATCATTTCGGGGAAACTTATGCATGGATGGGAAAGCCcacagttttacacacacacacacacacacacacacacacacacacacaacacacacacgtgtacaggAAACGTCACACACTGTTGCCATTTTTCATATGTACTAACATGATTATTTTTTCCTATGGCAAAGCAGATGTAAAAATGGCGAATTATAAAAATGTGAAGATCCTATAGTTACAAAGGTCATAGGCCCTAGGGGAGAACCTACCACTGTTCTGCTAACAAGACATAGtattaaaatgattcctaatagcATAGATTAGCACATCTTTGAACCCTTATCGCAGAAACATATTCTGGTAGTCAGTAATTAACACGGAGATTCACAGCTAGTCAACATCCAGAGAATTCGGCTGAGGTATCCCAGGCTCTAAATGGCATGTGTGTCATAGCCTTCCCCaaaaggctcagggatcatctaggaaggaaggaaggcagggagggagggagggagggagggagggagggagggagggagggagagagagagagcgagcgagcgagagagagagcgcaagagtCCAGAAGAGCACAGAAAGATCTAGAAGGATGTAGATGGGGAGAAGGGAGTATgttaaaaatacattaatatggaatcctcaaagaattaatatctttaaaaataaacaatatagaACTTACCAATTAACAACTTCATAGTATCTACATTCTTCACTATTGGGGGACACAGGGATAAAAGGCCTGATGCCTGTGACCCTGTCATACAGTTCCTTAAGATGTGGCGAGcccccgaccataaaattattttcattgctacttcataactgtgattttgctatgagttgtaatgtaaggACCTGATAtgctgatggtcttaggtgacccctgcgAACCTCCTTTCTTCGGTGGGCCAAAGAAATCCCATAGATTTGTGGGATAACTGTCATTGGTGTACACATTTGTTCTTCAAAACACTAGATAATACACCCCTTGCTTTTTCTTTAGACTTGCGTCCTTATCAATGGACTTGATTGGTTTTGGTTATGCAGCCCTTGTGACAATTGGAAGTGTTTTGGGATATAAGCGAAGAGGTAAGCCAAGACATTCCTTTCCCTTTGTCCATCTctacctcccttcttccctcactcccttccttcctgacaCAGTGTCTCCTGTTGCTCAGGGTAGTCTAAAGCTTTCttctgctctcccaagtgctgggactataggtggACACCACCATATCCTGTGCAAATCCGTCAAAGGAACTGAATGGAAAGTTGGTGTCGGTGCTGGCATGTGAGGATCTGTGACCAGAAGAAGAAGCTAAAGATGTCTTGGCGGTGGCTGAGAACCAGCACACCTTGGGAGAGATTCGCAGAGAGAAGTTCTGCAGGGCCAGTCATGGCAGAGCATCCCAGACTAGCCTTCTGGGCTTTCACAAAACTAATGTCACCAGCAATTATGAATTgcataattaatttaattttttcaagGCAATGTACTTCCTACGTCTGTTTACACAGAACTAAAACATTTTATTCACAGATATTTGATTATAAAAAAGAATGGGAAGTTAGAGtcttttctgctcctgagaatgTTCTGTGTCATAATGTAGATATTAGAAATTTTACTGTTTTATAATaattgactatatatatatatatgcaggaaaATAAGAGTGGATCACTCAGCTTTTGAGGGGCAAATGATAATTTTCTAACCCCACAAAATAATAAGGATATAAAGTACTTAATTACTTAGTTTTTACAGTTATAAATATTTAGAACCTCATACTCATACTTCTATCGTTTTACATGTGGAttcttttttataattaattttgtttgttcttaGAATATAGtgagtcctagctgtcctggaactcagtatgtagagcagattaaccttgaactcacagagatctgctagattctgtttcctgagtgctgggattaaagttgtgtgccaccatacccagcctaAAAATTAAGAGCATTTAAACAAATGACTTATAGGCAAGGGTAGATTGCTTGTGGAGTATTTTAGAGACATCACTGTGGACTATAGGCACTTTTGCATATAGTATTTTGCATATGGTGGATAGGATATTCTGAATATCTCTGTAAGTCCATTTGATCTGTGGTGGAGTTTACATGGATCCCTCTTTATAGTTTATCTTGGATTTCACCCTCtaaatcaggttggcctcaaactcatagagatccccccgtctcagtttcctgagtgctggaattaaaagtgtatgAAATAACACCTATCCCAATGATGAGTGGGTGGTTGTTTTCTGATTGGATGGGTTATTGTCTGATCTTTTCCAACTCCCCTGATAGTATAGGGAGGGTTTGCTGGCCTGCTATTGGACAAGTAGaatccttctttcctctcctgtaTTCATCACCTACTATGAAGGTCACCCTTTGCTGTGCCTTTGCAAACAAgccaccttcttcctcttctgtctaCAACGGACAGATTCCACCCCCTTCTCTAGACTGCCTTTGAAGATCCCACCTGGTCCCTGTCCCCCAGGTCACAGAATGACAGACTTGAATTCTTCTCTATTGCTGTCTGTCTGACTGAAGAATAAGTGTCCCACCAAAACCTACAGCTAAACTAGGTTTGAGATTTGAGGGCACTGGGCTTTTTCTGGGGCTGCCTGACTTAGGTTCTGGGTGAGACTTCTGTTTCCCTTCACGCTGCCTGGGACGATTTGTCTAGAACTGTGCTGGCTTGTCAGTTCTTTTCAGTGTGTCTCCTATCTTTTCCTCTGAATGTGTCTGATGTGTCTGAATGTCTTCTATTGCAGAACTGAAAAGAATATCTGATTATTTCTGCCTTTTAAGTGGGtatggatagattctccttccttccccactcccggtgtacgtgtgtgtgtgtgtgtgtgtgtgtgtgtgtgtgtgtgtgtgtgtgtgtctttctatcattctgtctgtgtgtgtgtctgtctgtctgtctatcattgtGGAGTGTTCATCAGAGAAGATTGCTCGCACATGTGTTAGAGCCATAAGTGTTCACTAGCCAGCCAGTGACTACACTGAGTGTCAGGATCCCATTGTAGCCTCAAGCCTTTCTCGGGGTGAATTTGTAAACACAAAGTCCTCGTCCTGGGTTGACATAGTTCAGTTGAACAGTCATCCAGAAGCAGAACTATAGAAGCTAAAAAGCAAGGTTAGTCCTTTTTGAGACTTTCCCCTAACAATACTCAACTTTGATGGGTTaggcctttgttttcattttgacagCTGCTCAGTTTTACAGCCCAGATGGCACTTTCAAAATGGAGTCGGTTGTGTTAAGATCTTCATGGCCTCTAAGGCCTTGGGCCCTGTTACACTATGATTGTCTGTCTatacccacatgcatgcatggatggcTACTGTTGTGAGCCCAACTGCATGGCTGAATTCCCTATGGgtgtttaaaatacatttacCTTCCACCCAGGAATTCTAatctaaaagattttaaattaGTTGACTTCTCTAAAGCAAGGAGTACGTGCATACTATTTGCTGTGTGTCCAGCATgcttctctgcccagagcacaggAAGTTATTAGCATTTATCTAGGTGTGTTGGGTTGGGAGGCTTGACGGACACAGGCTGCCTGTGTCTTCTCCTCTCTCAGTGTAGTCACCGTTTTGTTTTTAACACTGTTATCTTGAGGCTAGGAAATAATAACTTAAGATAGAGCCGATGCTTAACCTACACAGCACTTCTCTCCTTACCCTTGTAAGGTAAAAATACTCATGGGACTCATTTCCTGTCATCACATCCCTCTAGGAAGAAGACGGTACTGAGGAGATTGGGGCTGGGGagtaagggaaggagaggagcaactgaggaaggcgtcctttctctcttttttttttttttggttctttttttcggagctggggaccgaacccagggccttgcgcttcctaggcaagcgctctaccactgagctaaatccccatccccaatcctttctcttttttaatcaatcattttattcatttgcatttcaaatgatatccccctttctggttacccctccaccaggccccccttcccatcccccctcttCCCCGTCCCCATTGCCTCTGTGACAGTgctccactcactcacccactcgctcctcacccctctagcatccccctaaaCTAGGCCATCaagtctccctcccctcccactgatgtcagatcaggccgtcctctgctacacatgtatctggagtcctggctccctccgtgtggactctttggttggtggttcagtctacaggagctctgggtggtccagttagtccatactgttcttcttatggggttgcaatccccttcagctcaaGGACGGCTTTCTTACTCTACCACATGAGGCCTATTTCTGCAGTGCTGGGTGTTCATGCTCCTTTGCCTTGCATTCAGTGTCTTGCATGAAATGACCTGTGAAGGGGTCCATGTACTTTGCCTTCATTCCATTATAGTGCCCAAGCAAGAAAATGCATCCATTAGATGAAAAATGATGGAATGAATCATATTCATTTTCGATGCgctattctctgtctctgtctctgtctctgtcatacttttttgaggcagggtttctttctctttgtttctctctctctctctctctctctctctctctctctctctttctctttctctctctctcatacttttttgaggcagagtttctctacaaagccctagctgtcctggaattcactctttAAGCCAGGCTGACCTcgcactcacagagatccacctgcctctgccttccaagtgctgggattaaagacgtgcaccaccacacctgcctacagctctctttcccccttctttattttaaaaagactgatattcattattttcaattattttatatatacgtGTGGGCATGGATGCATCAGTGTAAGTGCCCAAGGAGGTCATGCAAGAGCTGTACTCATTTTTAACTGCTCAGCCATATTTCCAGCTCATGTTAaatctcccccctctctctcctcccccaggTGGAGTTCCATCTCTGATTGCTGGGCTCTCTGTAGGCCTTTTGGCTGGCTATGGAGCCTACCGTGTCTCCAATGACAAACGGGATGTCAAAGTGTCACTGTGTAAGTGAAATGTCATCCCCCAGTTACAGAGGATCCACCTGGAAGATGCCCCCTTCATGAATGCTCTATACCAGGCTTACTAGAGAATGAATGAACTGTCAAAGTCAAGTGTCTGTGAGTCCCTGTCAAGTCTGAACATAACTCTTGTTCCTCTCTAGACAGAACTGGTAAGAAATAATAGTACTCACAGCCTTCTTCTGCCTCATGTTTTTATAACACAGGATACTGAAAACTAAGTCAGAAAAGGCATTGGGATTATGACCAGATTTTCCTAGGTGgacatttaatgtatttttcaagTTGCTGTGAAAATGCCTTTATATAGCCTTACATCATCATCATGTTCAGGGCACAGAGAGCTTTTATGTAGAGCCATGCCTTAAGACGGTCTTAGAGAACAAAGCTGGCTTACCTCTACCTTCTTTTCTTCTGCCTTTACTAAGAGCATGCCTGTTGGTTATCTCCACTCAACCCCCAAGGTACTTGACTTTTAGTCTCTTGACTAGCAAGCATCGATAATGTGAGAAATTCTAATTCATGGAATTTGGGTTTCAGTTACAGCTTTCTTCCTGGCCACCATAATGGGTGTGAGATTTAAGAGGTCCAAGAAAGTAATGCCTGCTGGTCTAGTCGCAGGCTTAAGGTAAGAGCCATTCTGATCTATGCTTTCCTTTGCCAGCATTTCCGAGTGGTGGCCATCTATGGCAGTACCACCCTGAATATGCCCAGGCTTGCCAAAGCTCTGGCAGTTTTTGTGCAGAGTTAATGTTCATGGGTCTATGTAGGATTAGTTGTCATTCCCCGCCCCCTGGACCCCACTgagtctgctctgccacaggggaAGTTTGACCTTGCTTACCCATGCTAGCCTCTTCCTGGTGGGTGTCAGGTACAGCTGGGTTGctgaggaagagctgagaacagaatgGGGTCCTGTGGGGCTCTTCAGTGTCTTTTAAAACCTTACATTTCTCCCTGACCTTTCTCCCTTCAGCCCTCAGCTGAGCCTTTCCAAACAGCAGGTctggtttctctcagctgttcATGGAATGTTTTTAAGCTGCTTCTGGGAAATTGGGACACAGGAAAATGAgtccacccttccttcctctaaGGAGGGCTGTGACAGAGCCCTCAGAGCCCACAGCACAGGGACATGACAGGGTGGTACATGGCACTTCTGTCCCTCAGAGTGACtgcccctctttcttcctcttctttttactCAGCCTCATGATGATCCTGAGACttgtcctgctgctgctgtagcATCCAGAGAAGCGGAGAGCCAAACTCCCACCATGCTGCTGGGCCTGGCAGAGCAGGCTCTTGCTTTAGAGTGATCAATTTAAATACATGGGAAATGTCTTACATCgaaatgaaaataatgttgtCACCCTAATATTTAAGAATAATTGGCAATGTTTATTCGTTCCCCCTGCAACGCCTTTTTATTTAATGCACAGATTTTAGATGTTTCCATTTGTAAATCCCAGTCTTTCGTGAATTATGACATGCTTGTTTGCTTTGACTCACTTTGTATCTGGAAATTGGGGGCTGGATATTTTCTGCCTTTGACAATCCCAGACACTTAGGACTAAAATAAGTTAACTGCAACCTGTCAGAAGATGGGACTGCTGGAGGGGACCACAGGGAGTGTGAATGAGCTGTGTGTGACTTTGTCCATTAGGGGTTCTGTTTGCATTGTTGGGGGTGGAGTAAGTTTGCACTGAAGGGATTCTGTTCTCAGTACATCAAATCCTGACCAAATGTAATCAGTGTTTAAATAAAATGCATCGTATTCTAAGtcacttctgtgtctgtgtcttttctaGAAACTCAGTCACTCATTCATGTTGGCCTTATCAGTTTGGTTATTAGTAAAATGGATGTCAAGGGAGGGCTGTTGACACCAGACCTCCAtgcctctcaggaggcatccCTGTCTCCCAAACCCCTGTAAAGTCACCACTCCATTTGAAGAACTGTTGTAACTTGAAATGTCCAAGGCAGCTTAGGGACCAGGTAGCCCATCCGGAGATCTCTGCCTATTTTCTACTGTCTGCTATGGTCTCTGGAAAACGTGTCCCATGCCTTCTTACCAAACACTAAACTGTGGAGTTCcacatttaaaaatgtagattCTTAAAACATGGTCATACCCTTTTGATTTTAGAGCTTCCTTCTGGTTATGTAGAAGTATATTTTatcaaaaagtaataataaaaccaCGCATCTGCAAACATGGTCTGAAAGCAGTTTCGGGTTCCTGCAGTGGGCTGGCACAAAACTAGGTCTGTCAACAGCCAAGGGTGGGTTTGGAGAGGGGCTCAATTGTTAGCAAAGGGTGGCTGCTTGGGAAAGGGGCAGTGTTTGTCTTCAGTTGTCTATGAAACCCGTAAAGATGAGCATAGCAGGTTCTAATGGACAGCTCTAACCCTATGGGCACACTGCTAGTTAAAATCACAAAAGCAAACAGCATAAGTATGGAAATGGACTTGTAgggcagaggggctggggagatgacggGGTGAGAGGAATGAGAGCAAGCACAATGCTCGATACACATGTATCGACTCTCAGAGAATGAAGAGAATCCAAACAAAGAAACGCGACATTTACTTAATGAACACAGCTCTGCAAATGTAACTTTGGGAGGAAGTTTCTGGATGTCTTCTGAGCACAGTTTGTGCTTTGGGGTGTTACCTAAAAGTGTGGGGAGCTGTGTAACCATTTCTAGCTGAGTCCCGTTAGCCCCCCTTGTGCTTCTTTTCCAGCCACAAGCATCTTGGAGCCATTTGCGTTCATTGTCAGTTTCTTTGCTGTGTCCCTCTTTCCACACTGCTGAGCAGAGCATTGATCAGATCCCCTTGACTGGAATTAAAGAACGTGTTTCTGTCCTTTATGAAGTCATTTATAGCAGTCCACATggacacactcacatgcatgacGCATGCAAAAATatactttacaaaaaaaaaaaaagaaagaaaatccagcAAAAGTATGTAAGGGGTTGCGAGATGGGGTGgcaagatcactggctgctcttcctcagGACCCGGTACCCCCATGTGGATACGATGCTCTGTATATTCAGTTCTGGGGAGTCTAACATCCTCTTCAGGTCTCTCTGGGCACCAGGCTCACATTGGTATACAGACCTACGTACAGGAGACTCCTACCCAtagaataaaaatactttaaaaacttgTTTTGTAGAGCTTCCTGCCTCTCTGATTGTAGTGTATGTTAGACATCAGTCCGAGGCACAAAGATCAGAATGCTCTGGCCTCTGGCACAGGCAGTGTGTGTTGTAAACAGAGAAAGGAAGCCACACAGAGCAagcagaggacaggagaggacctTCTGTCACAAGGGAGATGTGTTTTGTTTGAACCTGGGTGGCTGGAGGCTGCCTTCTTCAAGCATAGGTTGCAATATCCATCAAGTTAGACTTCAGCTTTCTAAGTATGGGCAGTTCTTCAATGGAAACAAGTCATTTGAACAGATACGGCACCTTACCTGTGGGGAGGAGAGGCGCTCCCGTTGATGAAGAACAGAGATGAGAAGCTGCCTTCAGTCTCTCCTTGTCTCATTTTCTGTTGATCCAGCAAGCTCTCTGTTCACCTTTTCCCTAGTCATGACCAGGGCTTTGGACTCCCATCCTCTCACAGTATCCcactgcatatttatttattctttttctatttctctacaATAGCTTAGTGAGTGTAAAAGCACAGTAGGTAATAAAACctagactttttattttaaagacagggtctcactctgtagccccaACTGGCcctgagtctcactgtgtagaccaggctgaatcCTGGACTTTGAGGTTAAATACGAGTTTGAGTCTCGAGCACAGCTCACACATCGGGCCAGTCACTACTTTCGTTCTTCTACGGTAGAATGCTGGCAAATCTGTGCAATTGACCAGTGACTGATTGACATTTAGCAAATGTTATCTTCATCCCATTCATCCGCACTGCTAGTAAGTGAATGCAAGATCATCCTCTTTCCCCAAATCACAAAGCAAAAATACAACCCCCAGGGGCAGCACACAGATCTCCTGCCTGAGCAGGGAATTAGCAACTGGCCTTAGAATTTGAATCTTTCAACTGCATGAAGCCCAGTCTGAGGTCTACTTGGATTCCAATGTGGCTTAACAGCCAAAGTGCTCATTCAAGAGTGGCTGGTTCCTCATGGCTGCCATCAGGGGTAGCCTCTGGATCTTGGTTTTGGTCTCTGTGACTCTGAAATCTGCCCTTATTTTAAGGCTGCACACTGGCCGTGAATTTCATGTCCATAAAGTAGACAGTGTGTAACAGTAGACTTTGTTTGCCTCTCTTTACACGGTTCCATTATCTACAAGATAGGGGTAGCAACGACTATGGGTGTGCGTCATTTTAATTGTGATGAGCCTCATGATTGACAATGGTATTGTATGATTAGAGTGGAGATGAGTACTTTCGATGACCTATTAGCAAGGCAGCCATTGTAAATCAAAATACAGCACATTGGGCACAGATTTGTGGTAATCTTAGTGTAAGTAGATCCACCAAGCTTTCTATAAAATTATAGTATATGATCATGTACCACCCctaatacatttaattttttagatGTGTTTTGATCTTATGTATGCTTGAGTGTTTTGCCTCCTTGTATGTCTCCGTGCCACGTCTAtggctggtgcccacagaggccacaagaggatatcagatcctctggaactggagattCTGTCGTGAggtgccacgtgggtgctgggctCTGGACCcgtgtcttctgcaagagcaactaaTGTTTTTAacagccgagcca
Protein-coding sequences here:
- the Tmem14a gene encoding transmembrane protein 14A, whose amino-acid sequence is MDLIGFGYAALVTIGSVLGYKRRGGVPSLIAGLSVGLLAGYGAYRVSNDKRDVKVSLFTAFFLATIMGVRFKRSKKVMPAGLVAGLSLMMILRLVLLLL